The following is a genomic window from Solanum stenotomum isolate F172 chromosome 4, ASM1918654v1, whole genome shotgun sequence.
ttagaattttgcaAAGAGAATatcactttttatatttattaattttttaatgccACCAATCACATTTATCCTTCTTAATAGAATGATAtgacttatttcaaaattaaaggatattttaagaatatttagttaatataataactacaaattcaatgTCTTTCTATATAATCttactttaatttcaaattcaatcaaactaaaacatataataaaacaatgggaataatatatgaaatttcTGAAAAACAAATTCCATTAGCAAATTCTCGGTCAAAcataaattgtttgactctcgaaaagaaaaatgtgtcacataaattggaacagagAGTAATAAAACAATGGtaataatatatgaaatttcTGGATAGATGAGATACCCCTAAAATTAAACAAGGCGCCTCTCACTTTTGGATCTGGATCGAAGAATTTTGCATTTACGATGTTAATATGGAGAagagaaataagaaataaaaaaaacttctaTTTGTAcctttggatatatatatatatataggaaaagTTGGAGATTGGTCAAATAATAATAGTCAATGGGTTAATTTTTAAACTGCTCGAATAAAGCTTTAAttaatgtatgtatattatgggGTATAgctaatacatgtattagtgGGTGAATAACTAATATACCTTCTATTATTGTTGAATTTGTTGCAGGGGCCCTGGAGTAATAGTAATGTTGATGTCGTGGGCTATAACATTTTACACAATATGGCAAATGGTAGAGATGCATGAAATGGTACCAGGAAAAAGATTTGATAGATACCACGAGCTAGGTCAACATGCATTTGGTGAGAAACTTGGTCTTTGGGTAGTTGTACCCCAACAAATAGTGGTGGACGTAAGTTCTTGCATAATATACATGGTTACAGGTGGCAAGTCATTGAAGAAATTTCATGAAACAGTTTGTCCTGATTGTCAACCAATAAAACTTACCTACTTCATCATCATTTTTTCCTCAGTCCACTTTGTTCTTTCTCACTTGCCAAATTTCAATTCCATATCATTTGTGTCCTTGGCTGCTGCAGTGATGTCGTTGACATATTCGACAGTTGCTTGGGCAACATCTCTAGGTAGAGGGATTGAAGGTAGGGTAGTGAGCTATGAACTTAGGGGTGAAAATACAAGTGACAATGTATTCATGTTCTTGAGTGCACTTGGAGATGTTGCTTTTGCCTACGCTGGCCATAATGTGGTTCTTGAGATTCAAGCTACTATTCCTTCAACGCCAGAAAAACCTTCCAAAGGTCCTATGTGGAAGGGTGTATGGGTGGCTTATATCATCGTTGCTATTTGTTACCTCCCTGTCGCTTTTCTTGGCTATTGGGCCTTTGGTAATCAAGTTGAGGATAACATCTTGCTTTCACTCGAAAAACCTATGTGGCTTGTTGCTGCTGCTAACATGTTTGTTGTCGTCCATGTTATTGGAAGTTATCAGGTATGTACATGCATAAAACATCCATGTTATTCGATGTTATGATCAGCGAAAATGTCTAAAACATTCATAAACTTACCAATAATTTACGCAGGTTTTCGCAATGCCTATGTTTGACATGATAGAAACATATGCCGTCAAATCTATCAAACTAAAACCTTCCACTTTTCTTCGCTTCACAGTTCGTACAACATATGTTGGTAAGTGCAATTACATTTTCCATAATTACTTAAACACATGATGGATTTGCAATATTAACTGtactttctttcttatttattatatagCATTGACGTTATTCGTCGGTATGGCCATACCATTCTTTGGTGGTCTAATGGGGTTCTTTGGTGGATTTGCTCTAGCTCCAACATCATATTACGTAAGTATACTCTATAAGGATTTCACTAATTTCTTTTTGTGTATTGCTTCACGTCAATCACTCTCTTTTTTTAACTTCTCCAGCTTCCTTGCATCATTTGGCTTATCATTGTAAAACCCAAAAGGTTTGGTTTTTCTTGGTGGATGAATTGGGTGAgtaaaatattagtatttaatTCCATCAATTTAATGTTATCTAATTTTTGTTACTTACTATGTGTTTTCCAAATAAATTTCAGTTCTGCATCATAGTTGGAGTATTGCTCACTGTTTTATCGCCTATTGGAGGAATGTGGACTCTTATCAAACAAGCCAAGAATTACCGATTTTACCAGTGATTTGTAGTTTCTTTTTCTGGAAACTTGCGACTGTAAATagttatctctttttttttcttttgctatttTGTTTGTTACATTTATGttttagaataattatttagaaCAACAAAAATGTATGTTGTTATAGATGCTTACAACCTTTGTGAATAATACTTGGAAATAAAATATCTTCGTTTAGGAGTACTACTGTCTAATGCTTTCAGTTTACTTTTTCCTCTGCCAAATGTAATGCCTCTAATTAAATCTTCAAGATGTTAACTAATACTACTAGTTTTAGGGGTTTCTCGTTTACACACAAGTCTTTCAAAAATTGGTTAAATACACACTTTTTATGATATCATCATTTTAAGGTCAAAAGCTATCATCTCCCATCacaaaaatgtcaaataatatCCTCtctatattaattgaatttgtgaGGCATCGCACACATAATAAGCAAAATATTTAAGAAGTCTAAACCATAATTTTCACTATTGCCctttgtgaaatcataaatataactttgtaaATAGTGTAAGTATCTcctataaaatataaaacttcaataaatgaaaggtcaaataatatgaaaaaagtttcaaacatacatcttgaactttgaacaatttaattattttgaagaataaaaaaaggcTAAAAAAATTCACTTTATATAGAATAGAGGGAGTACAAAATAGTCTCTTCCCCATCTCAATCCTTAGGTTTTGAAAAGGCCGAAGTCATACACAatcccttaaagttgtccgcatatttcacttaaacacctcaactaagtctTGTACATATTGAACACCTCTAGTACTTCGAATTGATACCAATTGAGCATTTTTTACTTAGGAGGCATTTTAGGTGTGATTCACGAATGATAAGCgcatgaaaaaattaaattagacatttttaaacttaaaaatcTCATTCTTCTTCATTGGACTTGTTGCCATCACTTCTCCACCTTAATTACCACTCACATCCGCCATTGTTGCCATAAacacccttcttcttcctttaccatcattatcattttattttttcaaatttattattatcgCAGCCAATACATCCATTTCTTCCTCTTGTTTTAAGCAACAACTACCATCACCTCTACCATTAACATTGACACTTGGTCGTGTTTGGTCTTTCAATGTAAAATAGGTATCAATTCAAAGTGCTAGAgatgttcaataggtacaagacttagttgaggtgttaaagtcaaatatacaaacaactttaaggggttgtatataacttaagccttttgaaaatacaaaatagtcTCAtggatagggtcaacaattgtCACGCGAGGCCTTGGAGAATGATGGATGATGTTAATGAAATTATTAGACTTAAGGAGCTTGCGGGTTTTAATTATATGGTGCACTGCTTTAGGGAAACAAACAAGGTCGTGGACAAGCTCACTAATCTAAGTAATGGCTTCTCGCAAAATCATATGTTTCAGTTTTATGAAGAACTGCAATTGAAAGTGAAAGGGCTCTTGAGAAAGGACAAATTGGGGCTTCCCAATCTTCGTACACTCAACAGAAGGCAACTAGTAAAAAAAtccattaaaagaaaaataacttttattaaagaaaatttttatCGCTAGAAGTCCTAATCAAGTCGTAATTGGTCAATAACGATTAAAAAAATTCGGGCACCACCGATCATTAAAAGCTTTGTCCTAAAAAGTTCACGACCGGATTTAGATTTGGTCGTTAAAAAGTCATTAATGATGACATAAAATTTGATCGTTATACCATAGTTTAACAATCAAATTTCCCTTCGTTGATTGTTATTCCCTTCGTTAAAAACCTTTAGTTACTACTACGAATCTCATCGTTATAAATATCTTTaacaatcaaattttattttgttcattCTCTGTTTACTTAAAACAACCactaaaacacataaaataaatgaaatactaatcaaaataatcaatatttatataaaattgcaTTGTTAATTACAAAGACCCAAAatatcaaattcataaaatattatCTATCCAATTGTATGATATTATATCTACCAGTTCCAAACAACAAAGAAATTAGTGGCATCTACAATTAGAAACATGTCTATAGAACTTCTAGtaatatttattaaagaaaatgtcGCTGTACTTTCTTCCTTTACAGGTTCTATGTACCTTAACTCTTGATATGTACTTTCTTTCTAGACGGGTTCTACTTGTACATCATACATCACAAGGCTTGTAAATCACTAGTAGATAGTGTAGACACACAAATTTTATTGGATttaattcatacaaaatttgaattaaatccATGTTTATTTGGGTTAGATGATTAATTTGggctttacaaataaataagttcattttattaaattcaagttcaaggtCCATTTCACCTTAAAGCCCAAATCTATGCAAGGTGTCACGATGACTAGGCATCCAAGACCAATAAGGCGGTGCCACGTGTCCAAATGAGGTGGTAGTCCCAATCAAGTGCAAGAACCAATCACAATCTgccaagtgtcaaaatgacattcTTTGGCCAATCATAAGCATTATTGTCCAGCCCCACAACTATAAATAGGAGATATACATGACATTCTAAAGGCATCAAGAAAACACGTCAACAAGCATTCTGCAATTGGAGGAAGAAAACTCTTCAAAAAGCATTCTGCAATTGGAGAAAGCTACAACATCAACTACATAGCTCTTCGAAGGAGTGATTAATGAAGTTCTTTCCGGAGATAGACTTGAAACAACGAAGTGCTTCCCGATGTTCCCGGAGATCAAATACATTTCAAGGATGTCTACATCATCCTACATTCAAGAAATACGCTACTGAAGGTCCTCGAATCACGGAGAAGTTTAgaagagaagaatcaagagaaCAACAAAATTGTACTCACAAGATTCATCaataaatattacatttttcttttatttatttttcttgcagTTAATTTTCAGTGCTTATGAAAATTTGTTGCGAACAAATTTGGCATGCCCAGTGGGACGAATTCTGCTCTTCATCTCTTCCTtctacaattaaaaaaataacaagttcAACTTTGCAATCGCCTTCAAGAAGATCAATGATGTTTCATGCAAGGACTCTATTGTTGACATATTTGTTGATTTTAGTGATGTTGATCCAATCAATGGATGCAAGTTCAAGACAAGTGCCTTGAATGGATCTGGATATTTCACCTCCTTGGAGATGGCAAGAAAGAGCAAGTGTCAAATGGCATTCAAAACTAAAATCCCTGGCGGCATTATTACATCTAAGTTGTTTGATGAACTTTCTTACTGTGGCTTCAACTTTGGTGAATCTAAGAATTTAGTggattctttaatttcaaaaaaggtTAACTCCTTGATGGTTGACGCAACTGACATGGACGAGAAGTTCGCAATGATGGAGCAAACAATTGAAGCTTTGAAGAAGTTTATTGATGACAAAAATCGCCAAATTGCTCAACTTATGAGCAAGTTAGATCTCTACAACTCTAGAGAGTAACATCACAATCTAACAACGCAAGAAAAAGTTGTTATCGATTATCCCACCAAGATAATTGACTCTCATAGTGCAAAATGATCTGCTTCAGTGGCCACTCTATTAGTTCAACAACTACAAGAAATGATCGCAAACACAATTAAAGCTCAATATGGTGTCCTGCCATAACGTTCCTTAGGATATTCAAAGTTGTACTTTAAGGGAATAGAGGGTCTATTGATGCAATTGGCTATCAACCACCAAAATTGCAACAATCTAATGGAAGGGGAAATCCAAGGCAACATATTGCCCATTTCGTCGAGACTTGTAGCAGTGCCGGTACGCATGGTGATCTTCTTGTCAAGCAGTTTGTTCAttctttaaaagaaaacatCTTTGATTGGTATACAGACTTAGATCCTGAATCAATTGATTGTTGGGAGcaactagaaaattaatttctaaatCGTTTATACTGTACCCGTTGTATAGTGAGCATGATCGAATTGACAAACACTAAACAAAGTAGGGATGAACCCGTAGTGGACTACATCAATTGTTGGCGAATGTTGAGCATAGATT
Proteins encoded in this region:
- the LOC125862660 gene encoding lysine histidine transporter-like 2, encoding MAHDNEKEIDTRTEEDKAIDAWLPITSDRNAKWWYSTFHNVTAMVGAGVLSLPYAMSEMGWGPGVIVMLMSWAITFYTIWQMVEMHEMVPGKRFDRYHELGQHAFGEKLGLWVVVPQQIVVDVSSCIIYMVTGGKSLKKFHETVCPDCQPIKLTYFIIIFSSVHFVLSHLPNFNSISFVSLAAAVMSLTYSTVAWATSLGRGIEGRVVSYELRGENTSDNVFMFLSALGDVAFAYAGHNVVLEIQATIPSTPEKPSKGPMWKGVWVAYIIVAICYLPVAFLGYWAFGNQVEDNILLSLEKPMWLVAAANMFVVVHVIGSYQVFAMPMFDMIETYAVKSIKLKPSTFLRFTVRTTYVALTLFVGMAIPFFGGLMGFFGGFALAPTSYYLPCIIWLIIVKPKRFGFSWWMNWFCIIVGVLLTVLSPIGGMWTLIKQAKNYRFYQ